The Buteo buteo chromosome 23, bButBut1.hap1.1, whole genome shotgun sequence genome includes a window with the following:
- the TRAF3IP3 gene encoding TRAF3-interacting JNK-activating modulator isoform X4, with protein MISQPEKARPRHRRASESYDEKCERRHETRENLRRRNNVTTCRRLGRGAEQPPQSPRQRLFLRRRNLASDAGRTLPGQDPKAHVPPEPSSRVEASPLALLQHPWSCPTFPPARSLLGLSVPLGISAGAVPRRGASVNTQGTQTLTHPSAGVRDSSQQTDCGIAVLNKEIVQLSNYLKEALHRELLLKQKMVILQELFSTLLQASEKSWQVSLGCLARCTTRIPRSCSNSDTGGTADERKNHHCLTMGQLNEDKLKCKLRALENQLQACTQSFSKECVKKILIEMEDQKQTYEQKAKEALQKMLEDKLQTEQQLQNSQRSLAATREDAAFWKEHYTTLKAELTKMTTAHAELKNSFHILQSELQQADTQNTQLCQVLRSLQSEHAALQQRASALREDNDLKAEHISAIEDKLQKEQNQKVMLETTISHLHNLIQKQTNEQKTQEVTVQRKDQVFTTQTPPLTPAKEKQNTLLEHPEEEEEEEEGEESLKDEMQKRTSQLTAKENECMELRSELEALSEEYRSCLTRLRQCRDELNHFQSKQAKRQRGHWIPLLVAVIAMAIAIFLTSYRP; from the exons ATGATCAGCCAGCCCGAGAAGGCACGGCCGCGGCACAGGCGCGCGAGCGAGAGCTACGACGAGAAGTGCGAGCGGCGGCACGAGACGCGGGAGAACCTCCGGCGCCGAAACAACGTGACGACCTGCCGCCGCCtcgggaggggagcggagcagcCGCCGCAGAGCCCCCGGCAAAGGCTGTTCCTGAGGAGGAGAAACTTGGCAAGCGATGCTGGAAGGACCCTGCCGGGACAGGATCCCAAAGCACACGTCCCCCCGGAGCCCTCCTCACGGGTGGAGGCGAGCCCACTCGCCCTGCTCCAG CACCCGTGGAGCTGCCCCACGTTTCCCCCTGCACGCTCCCTGCTCGGCCTCAGCGTCCCCCTCGGCATTTCGGCAGGAGCCGTCCCCAGGCGAGGTGCCTCCGTGAACACCCAAG GAACCCAGACCCTTACACATCCCAGTGCAGGAGTGAGAGACTCAAGCCAGCAGACAGA ctgtggAATAGCAGTTTTAAATAAG GAAATAGTGCAGTTGTCCAACTACCTGAAG GAGGCCCTGCACCGCGAGCTGCTGCTCAAGCAGAAGATGGTGATTTTGCAGGAGCTTTTCTCCACGCTGCTGCAAGCGTCAGAAAAATCCTGGCAG GTGTCTTTGGGCTGTCTAGCAAGGTGCACCACAAGGATCCCCAGGTCGTGTTCAAACAGTGACACCGGAGGCACTGCAGATgagaggaaaaaccaccactgTCTGACCATG gGTCAGCTGAATGAAGATAAACTGAAGTGTAAACTAAGGGCACTTGAAAATCAGCTGCAGGCCTGCACCCAG AGTTTCTCAAAGGAGTGTGTGAAGAAGATCCTGATAGAGATGGAGGACCAGAAGCAGACCTATGAGCAGAAGGCAAAAGAGGCTCTTCAGAAGATGCTGGAGGACAAACTCCAAAcagaacagcagctgcaaaactCTCAG AGAAGCCTGGCAGCAACGAGAGAGGACGCTGCCTTCTGGAAAGAGCACTACACCACGCTCAAAGCCGAATTGACCAAGATGACCACAGCTCACGCCGAGCTCAAAAACAGCTTCCACATTTTGCAAAGCGAACTGCAG CAAGCGGACACGCAGAACACGCAGCTCTGCCAGGTCCTGCGCAGCCTGCAGAGCGAGCACGCCGCGCTCCAGCAGCGAGCCAGCGCCTTGCGGGAGGACAACGACCTGAAGGCAGAACACATCAGCGCCATCGAAG ATAAAttgcaaaaagaacaaaatcagaagGTAATGCTGGAGACAACAATCAGCCATTTGCACA ACTTGATACAGAAGCAGACCAACGAACAGAAGACCCAGGAGGTGACGGTGCAAAGGAAAG ACCAGGTTTTCACCACGCAGACCCCACCTCTCACTCCTgccaaggaaaaacaaaacactctgTTAGAGCaccctgaggaggaggaggaggaggaggagggagaagaaagtcTGAAGGATGAGATGCAGAAAAGGACATCCCAGCTTACAGCAAAGGAGAATGAG TGCATGGAGCTGCGCTCGGAGCTGGAGGCCCTGAGCGAGGAGTACCGCTCCTGCCTGAccaggctgcgccagtgccgGGACGAGCTCAACCACTTCCAGAGCAAGCAGGCAAAG AGACAGCGCGGTCACTGGATCCCTCTCCTGGTGGCAGTGATAGCAATGGCCATAGCCATCTTCCTCACAAGTTACAGACCATGA
- the TRAF3IP3 gene encoding TRAF3-interacting JNK-activating modulator isoform X6, whose product MISQPEKARPRHRRASESYDEKCERRHETRENLRRRNNVTTCRRLGRGAEQPPQSPRQRLFLRRRNLASDAGRTLPGQDPKAHVPPEPSSRVEASPLALLQHPWSCPTFPPARSLLGLSVPLGISAGAVPRRGASVNTQGTQTLTHPSAGVRDSSQQTDCGIAVLNKEIVQLSNYLKEALHRELLLKQKMVILQELFSTLLQASEKSWQGQLNEDKLKCKLRALENQLQACTQSFSKECVKKILIEMEDQKQTYEQKAKEALQKMLEDKLQTEQQLQNSQRSLAATREDAAFWKEHYTTLKAELTKMTTAHAELKNSFHILQSELQQADTQNTQLCQVLRSLQSEHAALQQRASALREDNDLKAEHISAIEDKLQKEQNQKVMLETTISHLHNLIQKQTNEQKTQEVTVQRKDQVFTTQTPPLTPAKEKQNTLLEHPEEEEEEEEGEESLKDEMQKRTSQLTAKENECMELRSELEALSEEYRSCLTRLRQCRDELNHFQSKQAKRQRGHWIPLLVAVIAMAIAIFLTSYRP is encoded by the exons ATGATCAGCCAGCCCGAGAAGGCACGGCCGCGGCACAGGCGCGCGAGCGAGAGCTACGACGAGAAGTGCGAGCGGCGGCACGAGACGCGGGAGAACCTCCGGCGCCGAAACAACGTGACGACCTGCCGCCGCCtcgggaggggagcggagcagcCGCCGCAGAGCCCCCGGCAAAGGCTGTTCCTGAGGAGGAGAAACTTGGCAAGCGATGCTGGAAGGACCCTGCCGGGACAGGATCCCAAAGCACACGTCCCCCCGGAGCCCTCCTCACGGGTGGAGGCGAGCCCACTCGCCCTGCTCCAG CACCCGTGGAGCTGCCCCACGTTTCCCCCTGCACGCTCCCTGCTCGGCCTCAGCGTCCCCCTCGGCATTTCGGCAGGAGCCGTCCCCAGGCGAGGTGCCTCCGTGAACACCCAAG GAACCCAGACCCTTACACATCCCAGTGCAGGAGTGAGAGACTCAAGCCAGCAGACAGA ctgtggAATAGCAGTTTTAAATAAG GAAATAGTGCAGTTGTCCAACTACCTGAAG GAGGCCCTGCACCGCGAGCTGCTGCTCAAGCAGAAGATGGTGATTTTGCAGGAGCTTTTCTCCACGCTGCTGCAAGCGTCAGAAAAATCCTGGCAG gGTCAGCTGAATGAAGATAAACTGAAGTGTAAACTAAGGGCACTTGAAAATCAGCTGCAGGCCTGCACCCAG AGTTTCTCAAAGGAGTGTGTGAAGAAGATCCTGATAGAGATGGAGGACCAGAAGCAGACCTATGAGCAGAAGGCAAAAGAGGCTCTTCAGAAGATGCTGGAGGACAAACTCCAAAcagaacagcagctgcaaaactCTCAG AGAAGCCTGGCAGCAACGAGAGAGGACGCTGCCTTCTGGAAAGAGCACTACACCACGCTCAAAGCCGAATTGACCAAGATGACCACAGCTCACGCCGAGCTCAAAAACAGCTTCCACATTTTGCAAAGCGAACTGCAG CAAGCGGACACGCAGAACACGCAGCTCTGCCAGGTCCTGCGCAGCCTGCAGAGCGAGCACGCCGCGCTCCAGCAGCGAGCCAGCGCCTTGCGGGAGGACAACGACCTGAAGGCAGAACACATCAGCGCCATCGAAG ATAAAttgcaaaaagaacaaaatcagaagGTAATGCTGGAGACAACAATCAGCCATTTGCACA ACTTGATACAGAAGCAGACCAACGAACAGAAGACCCAGGAGGTGACGGTGCAAAGGAAAG ACCAGGTTTTCACCACGCAGACCCCACCTCTCACTCCTgccaaggaaaaacaaaacactctgTTAGAGCaccctgaggaggaggaggaggaggaggagggagaagaaagtcTGAAGGATGAGATGCAGAAAAGGACATCCCAGCTTACAGCAAAGGAGAATGAG TGCATGGAGCTGCGCTCGGAGCTGGAGGCCCTGAGCGAGGAGTACCGCTCCTGCCTGAccaggctgcgccagtgccgGGACGAGCTCAACCACTTCCAGAGCAAGCAGGCAAAG AGACAGCGCGGTCACTGGATCCCTCTCCTGGTGGCAGTGATAGCAATGGCCATAGCCATCTTCCTCACAAGTTACAGACCATGA
- the TRAF3IP3 gene encoding TRAF3-interacting JNK-activating modulator isoform X5, with protein sequence MISQPEKARPRHRRASESYDEKCERRHETRENLRRRNNVTTCRRLGRGAEQPPQSPRQRLFLRRRNLASDAGRTLPGQDPKAHVPPEPSSRVEASPLALLQHPWSCPTFPPARSLLGLSVPLGISAGAVPRRGASVNTQGTQTLTHPSAGVRDSSQQTDCGIAVLNKEIVQLSNYLKEALHRELLLKQKMVILQELFSTLLQASEKSWQVSLGCLARCTTRIPRSCSNSDTGGTADERKNHHCLTMGQLNEDKLKCKLRALENQLQACTQSFSKECVKKILIEMEDQKQTYEQKAKEALQKMLEDKLQTEQQLQNSQRSLAATREDAAFWKEHYTTLKAELTKMTTAHAELKNSFHILQSELQQADTQNTQLCQVLRSLQSEHAALQQRASALREDNDLKAEHISAIEDKLQKEQNQKVMLETTISHLHNLIQKQTNEQKTQEVTVQRKDQVFTTQTPPLTPAKEKQNTLLEHPEEEEEEEEGEESLKDEMQKRTSQLTAKENERWQRSQARHGMVTDPASPLSPYSQ encoded by the exons ATGATCAGCCAGCCCGAGAAGGCACGGCCGCGGCACAGGCGCGCGAGCGAGAGCTACGACGAGAAGTGCGAGCGGCGGCACGAGACGCGGGAGAACCTCCGGCGCCGAAACAACGTGACGACCTGCCGCCGCCtcgggaggggagcggagcagcCGCCGCAGAGCCCCCGGCAAAGGCTGTTCCTGAGGAGGAGAAACTTGGCAAGCGATGCTGGAAGGACCCTGCCGGGACAGGATCCCAAAGCACACGTCCCCCCGGAGCCCTCCTCACGGGTGGAGGCGAGCCCACTCGCCCTGCTCCAG CACCCGTGGAGCTGCCCCACGTTTCCCCCTGCACGCTCCCTGCTCGGCCTCAGCGTCCCCCTCGGCATTTCGGCAGGAGCCGTCCCCAGGCGAGGTGCCTCCGTGAACACCCAAG GAACCCAGACCCTTACACATCCCAGTGCAGGAGTGAGAGACTCAAGCCAGCAGACAGA ctgtggAATAGCAGTTTTAAATAAG GAAATAGTGCAGTTGTCCAACTACCTGAAG GAGGCCCTGCACCGCGAGCTGCTGCTCAAGCAGAAGATGGTGATTTTGCAGGAGCTTTTCTCCACGCTGCTGCAAGCGTCAGAAAAATCCTGGCAG GTGTCTTTGGGCTGTCTAGCAAGGTGCACCACAAGGATCCCCAGGTCGTGTTCAAACAGTGACACCGGAGGCACTGCAGATgagaggaaaaaccaccactgTCTGACCATG gGTCAGCTGAATGAAGATAAACTGAAGTGTAAACTAAGGGCACTTGAAAATCAGCTGCAGGCCTGCACCCAG AGTTTCTCAAAGGAGTGTGTGAAGAAGATCCTGATAGAGATGGAGGACCAGAAGCAGACCTATGAGCAGAAGGCAAAAGAGGCTCTTCAGAAGATGCTGGAGGACAAACTCCAAAcagaacagcagctgcaaaactCTCAG AGAAGCCTGGCAGCAACGAGAGAGGACGCTGCCTTCTGGAAAGAGCACTACACCACGCTCAAAGCCGAATTGACCAAGATGACCACAGCTCACGCCGAGCTCAAAAACAGCTTCCACATTTTGCAAAGCGAACTGCAG CAAGCGGACACGCAGAACACGCAGCTCTGCCAGGTCCTGCGCAGCCTGCAGAGCGAGCACGCCGCGCTCCAGCAGCGAGCCAGCGCCTTGCGGGAGGACAACGACCTGAAGGCAGAACACATCAGCGCCATCGAAG ATAAAttgcaaaaagaacaaaatcagaagGTAATGCTGGAGACAACAATCAGCCATTTGCACA ACTTGATACAGAAGCAGACCAACGAACAGAAGACCCAGGAGGTGACGGTGCAAAGGAAAG ACCAGGTTTTCACCACGCAGACCCCACCTCTCACTCCTgccaaggaaaaacaaaacactctgTTAGAGCaccctgaggaggaggaggaggaggaggagggagaagaaagtcTGAAGGATGAGATGCAGAAAAGGACATCCCAGCTTACAGCAAAGGAGAATGAG AGATGGCAGCGAAGCCAAGCACGTCACGGGATGGTAACGGATCCGGCATCGCCTCTATCACCGTATTCCCAGTAA
- the TRAF3IP3 gene encoding TRAF3-interacting JNK-activating modulator isoform X2: MISQPEKARPRHRRASESYDEKCERRHETRENLRRRNNVTTCRRLGRGAEQPPQSPRQRLFLRRRNLASDAGRTLPGQDPKAHVPPEPSSRVEASPLALLQHPWSCPTFPPARSLLGLSVPLGISAGAVPRRGASVNTQGTQTLTHPSAGVRDSSQQTDCGIAVLNKEIVQLSNYLKEALHRELLLKQKMVILQELFSTLLQASEKSWQGQLNEDKLKCKLRALENQLQACTQSFSKECVKKILIEMEDQKQTYEQKAKEALQKMLEDKLQTEQQLQNSQRSLAATREDAAFWKEHYTTLKAELTKMTTAHAELKNSFHILQSELQQADTQNTQLCQVLRSLQSEHAALQQRASALREDNDLKAEHISAIEDKLQKEQNQKVMLETTISHLHNLIQKQTNEQKTQEVTVQRKDQVFTTQTPPLTPAKEKQNTLLEHPEEEEEEEEGEESLKDEMQKRTSQLTAKENEVHMDKQVAEVKIPPHCSARAGVKRCSRCGSPASLGVYKSGGIPPANGPLLCLQCMELRSELEALSEEYRSCLTRLRQCRDELNHFQSKQAKRQRGHWIPLLVAVIAMAIAIFLTSYRP, translated from the exons ATGATCAGCCAGCCCGAGAAGGCACGGCCGCGGCACAGGCGCGCGAGCGAGAGCTACGACGAGAAGTGCGAGCGGCGGCACGAGACGCGGGAGAACCTCCGGCGCCGAAACAACGTGACGACCTGCCGCCGCCtcgggaggggagcggagcagcCGCCGCAGAGCCCCCGGCAAAGGCTGTTCCTGAGGAGGAGAAACTTGGCAAGCGATGCTGGAAGGACCCTGCCGGGACAGGATCCCAAAGCACACGTCCCCCCGGAGCCCTCCTCACGGGTGGAGGCGAGCCCACTCGCCCTGCTCCAG CACCCGTGGAGCTGCCCCACGTTTCCCCCTGCACGCTCCCTGCTCGGCCTCAGCGTCCCCCTCGGCATTTCGGCAGGAGCCGTCCCCAGGCGAGGTGCCTCCGTGAACACCCAAG GAACCCAGACCCTTACACATCCCAGTGCAGGAGTGAGAGACTCAAGCCAGCAGACAGA ctgtggAATAGCAGTTTTAAATAAG GAAATAGTGCAGTTGTCCAACTACCTGAAG GAGGCCCTGCACCGCGAGCTGCTGCTCAAGCAGAAGATGGTGATTTTGCAGGAGCTTTTCTCCACGCTGCTGCAAGCGTCAGAAAAATCCTGGCAG gGTCAGCTGAATGAAGATAAACTGAAGTGTAAACTAAGGGCACTTGAAAATCAGCTGCAGGCCTGCACCCAG AGTTTCTCAAAGGAGTGTGTGAAGAAGATCCTGATAGAGATGGAGGACCAGAAGCAGACCTATGAGCAGAAGGCAAAAGAGGCTCTTCAGAAGATGCTGGAGGACAAACTCCAAAcagaacagcagctgcaaaactCTCAG AGAAGCCTGGCAGCAACGAGAGAGGACGCTGCCTTCTGGAAAGAGCACTACACCACGCTCAAAGCCGAATTGACCAAGATGACCACAGCTCACGCCGAGCTCAAAAACAGCTTCCACATTTTGCAAAGCGAACTGCAG CAAGCGGACACGCAGAACACGCAGCTCTGCCAGGTCCTGCGCAGCCTGCAGAGCGAGCACGCCGCGCTCCAGCAGCGAGCCAGCGCCTTGCGGGAGGACAACGACCTGAAGGCAGAACACATCAGCGCCATCGAAG ATAAAttgcaaaaagaacaaaatcagaagGTAATGCTGGAGACAACAATCAGCCATTTGCACA ACTTGATACAGAAGCAGACCAACGAACAGAAGACCCAGGAGGTGACGGTGCAAAGGAAAG ACCAGGTTTTCACCACGCAGACCCCACCTCTCACTCCTgccaaggaaaaacaaaacactctgTTAGAGCaccctgaggaggaggaggaggaggaggagggagaagaaagtcTGAAGGATGAGATGCAGAAAAGGACATCCCAGCTTACAGCAAAGGAGAATGAG GTACATATGGACAAACAGGTAGCAGAAGTGAAAATCCCCCCTCACTGCAGTGCCCGTGCAGGGGTGAAGCGCTGCAGCCGCTGCGGGAGCCCTGCCAGTCTCGGTGTGTACAAAAGTGGGGGGATCCCTCCTGCTAACGGCCCCTTGCTGTGCTTGCAGTGCATGGAGCTGCGCTCGGAGCTGGAGGCCCTGAGCGAGGAGTACCGCTCCTGCCTGAccaggctgcgccagtgccgGGACGAGCTCAACCACTTCCAGAGCAAGCAGGCAAAG AGACAGCGCGGTCACTGGATCCCTCTCCTGGTGGCAGTGATAGCAATGGCCATAGCCATCTTCCTCACAAGTTACAGACCATGA
- the TRAF3IP3 gene encoding TRAF3-interacting JNK-activating modulator isoform X3, with protein MISQPEKARPRHRRASESYDEKCERRHETRENLRRRNNVTTCRRLGRGAEQPPQSPRQRLFLRRRNLASDAGRTLPGQDPKAHVPPEPSSRVEASPLALLQHPWSCPTFPPARSLLGLSVPLGISAGAVPRRGASVNTQGTQTLTHPSAGVRDSSQQTDCGIAVLNKEIVQLSNYLKEALHRELLLKQKMVILQELFSTLLQASEKSWQVSLGCLARCTTRIPRSCSNSDTGGTADERKNHHCLTMGQLNEDKLKCKLRALENQLQACTQSFSKECVKKILIEMEDQKQTYEQKAKEALQKMLEDKLQTEQQLQNSQRSLAATREDAAFWKEHYTTLKAELTKMTTAHAELKNSFHILQSELQQADTQNTQLCQVLRSLQSEHAALQQRASALREDNDLKAEHISAIEDKLQKEQNQKVMLETTISHLHNLIQKQTNEQKTQEVTVQRKDQVFTTQTPPLTPAKEKQNTLLEHPEEEEEEEEGEESLKDEMQKRTSQLTAKENEVHMDKQCMELRSELEALSEEYRSCLTRLRQCRDELNHFQSKQAKRQRGHWIPLLVAVIAMAIAIFLTSYRP; from the exons ATGATCAGCCAGCCCGAGAAGGCACGGCCGCGGCACAGGCGCGCGAGCGAGAGCTACGACGAGAAGTGCGAGCGGCGGCACGAGACGCGGGAGAACCTCCGGCGCCGAAACAACGTGACGACCTGCCGCCGCCtcgggaggggagcggagcagcCGCCGCAGAGCCCCCGGCAAAGGCTGTTCCTGAGGAGGAGAAACTTGGCAAGCGATGCTGGAAGGACCCTGCCGGGACAGGATCCCAAAGCACACGTCCCCCCGGAGCCCTCCTCACGGGTGGAGGCGAGCCCACTCGCCCTGCTCCAG CACCCGTGGAGCTGCCCCACGTTTCCCCCTGCACGCTCCCTGCTCGGCCTCAGCGTCCCCCTCGGCATTTCGGCAGGAGCCGTCCCCAGGCGAGGTGCCTCCGTGAACACCCAAG GAACCCAGACCCTTACACATCCCAGTGCAGGAGTGAGAGACTCAAGCCAGCAGACAGA ctgtggAATAGCAGTTTTAAATAAG GAAATAGTGCAGTTGTCCAACTACCTGAAG GAGGCCCTGCACCGCGAGCTGCTGCTCAAGCAGAAGATGGTGATTTTGCAGGAGCTTTTCTCCACGCTGCTGCAAGCGTCAGAAAAATCCTGGCAG GTGTCTTTGGGCTGTCTAGCAAGGTGCACCACAAGGATCCCCAGGTCGTGTTCAAACAGTGACACCGGAGGCACTGCAGATgagaggaaaaaccaccactgTCTGACCATG gGTCAGCTGAATGAAGATAAACTGAAGTGTAAACTAAGGGCACTTGAAAATCAGCTGCAGGCCTGCACCCAG AGTTTCTCAAAGGAGTGTGTGAAGAAGATCCTGATAGAGATGGAGGACCAGAAGCAGACCTATGAGCAGAAGGCAAAAGAGGCTCTTCAGAAGATGCTGGAGGACAAACTCCAAAcagaacagcagctgcaaaactCTCAG AGAAGCCTGGCAGCAACGAGAGAGGACGCTGCCTTCTGGAAAGAGCACTACACCACGCTCAAAGCCGAATTGACCAAGATGACCACAGCTCACGCCGAGCTCAAAAACAGCTTCCACATTTTGCAAAGCGAACTGCAG CAAGCGGACACGCAGAACACGCAGCTCTGCCAGGTCCTGCGCAGCCTGCAGAGCGAGCACGCCGCGCTCCAGCAGCGAGCCAGCGCCTTGCGGGAGGACAACGACCTGAAGGCAGAACACATCAGCGCCATCGAAG ATAAAttgcaaaaagaacaaaatcagaagGTAATGCTGGAGACAACAATCAGCCATTTGCACA ACTTGATACAGAAGCAGACCAACGAACAGAAGACCCAGGAGGTGACGGTGCAAAGGAAAG ACCAGGTTTTCACCACGCAGACCCCACCTCTCACTCCTgccaaggaaaaacaaaacactctgTTAGAGCaccctgaggaggaggaggaggaggaggagggagaagaaagtcTGAAGGATGAGATGCAGAAAAGGACATCCCAGCTTACAGCAAAGGAGAATGAG GTACATATGGACAAACAG TGCATGGAGCTGCGCTCGGAGCTGGAGGCCCTGAGCGAGGAGTACCGCTCCTGCCTGAccaggctgcgccagtgccgGGACGAGCTCAACCACTTCCAGAGCAAGCAGGCAAAG AGACAGCGCGGTCACTGGATCCCTCTCCTGGTGGCAGTGATAGCAATGGCCATAGCCATCTTCCTCACAAGTTACAGACCATGA
- the TRAF3IP3 gene encoding TRAF3-interacting JNK-activating modulator isoform X1 produces the protein MISQPEKARPRHRRASESYDEKCERRHETRENLRRRNNVTTCRRLGRGAEQPPQSPRQRLFLRRRNLASDAGRTLPGQDPKAHVPPEPSSRVEASPLALLQHPWSCPTFPPARSLLGLSVPLGISAGAVPRRGASVNTQGTQTLTHPSAGVRDSSQQTDCGIAVLNKEIVQLSNYLKEALHRELLLKQKMVILQELFSTLLQASEKSWQVSLGCLARCTTRIPRSCSNSDTGGTADERKNHHCLTMGQLNEDKLKCKLRALENQLQACTQSFSKECVKKILIEMEDQKQTYEQKAKEALQKMLEDKLQTEQQLQNSQRSLAATREDAAFWKEHYTTLKAELTKMTTAHAELKNSFHILQSELQQADTQNTQLCQVLRSLQSEHAALQQRASALREDNDLKAEHISAIEDKLQKEQNQKVMLETTISHLHNLIQKQTNEQKTQEVTVQRKDQVFTTQTPPLTPAKEKQNTLLEHPEEEEEEEEGEESLKDEMQKRTSQLTAKENEVHMDKQVAEVKIPPHCSARAGVKRCSRCGSPASLGVYKSGGIPPANGPLLCLQCMELRSELEALSEEYRSCLTRLRQCRDELNHFQSKQAKRQRGHWIPLLVAVIAMAIAIFLTSYRP, from the exons ATGATCAGCCAGCCCGAGAAGGCACGGCCGCGGCACAGGCGCGCGAGCGAGAGCTACGACGAGAAGTGCGAGCGGCGGCACGAGACGCGGGAGAACCTCCGGCGCCGAAACAACGTGACGACCTGCCGCCGCCtcgggaggggagcggagcagcCGCCGCAGAGCCCCCGGCAAAGGCTGTTCCTGAGGAGGAGAAACTTGGCAAGCGATGCTGGAAGGACCCTGCCGGGACAGGATCCCAAAGCACACGTCCCCCCGGAGCCCTCCTCACGGGTGGAGGCGAGCCCACTCGCCCTGCTCCAG CACCCGTGGAGCTGCCCCACGTTTCCCCCTGCACGCTCCCTGCTCGGCCTCAGCGTCCCCCTCGGCATTTCGGCAGGAGCCGTCCCCAGGCGAGGTGCCTCCGTGAACACCCAAG GAACCCAGACCCTTACACATCCCAGTGCAGGAGTGAGAGACTCAAGCCAGCAGACAGA ctgtggAATAGCAGTTTTAAATAAG GAAATAGTGCAGTTGTCCAACTACCTGAAG GAGGCCCTGCACCGCGAGCTGCTGCTCAAGCAGAAGATGGTGATTTTGCAGGAGCTTTTCTCCACGCTGCTGCAAGCGTCAGAAAAATCCTGGCAG GTGTCTTTGGGCTGTCTAGCAAGGTGCACCACAAGGATCCCCAGGTCGTGTTCAAACAGTGACACCGGAGGCACTGCAGATgagaggaaaaaccaccactgTCTGACCATG gGTCAGCTGAATGAAGATAAACTGAAGTGTAAACTAAGGGCACTTGAAAATCAGCTGCAGGCCTGCACCCAG AGTTTCTCAAAGGAGTGTGTGAAGAAGATCCTGATAGAGATGGAGGACCAGAAGCAGACCTATGAGCAGAAGGCAAAAGAGGCTCTTCAGAAGATGCTGGAGGACAAACTCCAAAcagaacagcagctgcaaaactCTCAG AGAAGCCTGGCAGCAACGAGAGAGGACGCTGCCTTCTGGAAAGAGCACTACACCACGCTCAAAGCCGAATTGACCAAGATGACCACAGCTCACGCCGAGCTCAAAAACAGCTTCCACATTTTGCAAAGCGAACTGCAG CAAGCGGACACGCAGAACACGCAGCTCTGCCAGGTCCTGCGCAGCCTGCAGAGCGAGCACGCCGCGCTCCAGCAGCGAGCCAGCGCCTTGCGGGAGGACAACGACCTGAAGGCAGAACACATCAGCGCCATCGAAG ATAAAttgcaaaaagaacaaaatcagaagGTAATGCTGGAGACAACAATCAGCCATTTGCACA ACTTGATACAGAAGCAGACCAACGAACAGAAGACCCAGGAGGTGACGGTGCAAAGGAAAG ACCAGGTTTTCACCACGCAGACCCCACCTCTCACTCCTgccaaggaaaaacaaaacactctgTTAGAGCaccctgaggaggaggaggaggaggaggagggagaagaaagtcTGAAGGATGAGATGCAGAAAAGGACATCCCAGCTTACAGCAAAGGAGAATGAG GTACATATGGACAAACAGGTAGCAGAAGTGAAAATCCCCCCTCACTGCAGTGCCCGTGCAGGGGTGAAGCGCTGCAGCCGCTGCGGGAGCCCTGCCAGTCTCGGTGTGTACAAAAGTGGGGGGATCCCTCCTGCTAACGGCCCCTTGCTGTGCTTGCAGTGCATGGAGCTGCGCTCGGAGCTGGAGGCCCTGAGCGAGGAGTACCGCTCCTGCCTGAccaggctgcgccagtgccgGGACGAGCTCAACCACTTCCAGAGCAAGCAGGCAAAG AGACAGCGCGGTCACTGGATCCCTCTCCTGGTGGCAGTGATAGCAATGGCCATAGCCATCTTCCTCACAAGTTACAGACCATGA